In Montipora capricornis isolate CH-2021 chromosome 4, ASM3666992v2, whole genome shotgun sequence, a single genomic region encodes these proteins:
- the LOC138046786 gene encoding uncharacterized protein, producing MAGTGLEARQTSKEQTKMPRFSAIERRSKELKKLEAERDRTSNKLRNILNSVDFYLLLNALHSNIKKTTSKVIETHAKKIKALTRFTTLPFKAEETVTNISSVKLTSEQLDVLKNGLTHSICPPYINKSDVYTCFELIHQAVLRNIIDKGRTGVIKATLSQLAHSYIASHRPSQNDRKEWKILKSLRRNQNIVILKPDKGNGVVVLDRATYDESILNLITDSSKFNNLNCDPTLSREGKLQRLLRKLKKNGEIDDTMYKDIYPTGSQPARIYGLPKMHKVREPSSTPPFRPIVSSIGTYNYNLAKFLCTLLDSHIPSDFCARDTFSFVNEITNLRTSNKFMVSFDVESLFTNIPLLESIELAVDYILSGNPNIKLSKDSLKELFLVATAQTHFLFRGKYYDQIDGVAMGSPLAPVLANLFMGHHERIWLLKNELSSYGTRREIPNGQYSSILPTRVANDSVQYGSSCSLTLFSRFKFSLCWTN from the exons ATGGcggggactggtttggaagctcggcaaacatcaaaggagcaaacaaagatgccaagatttag TGCTATTGAAAGAAGATCGAAAGAGCTAAAGAAGCTTGAAGCGGAAAGGGATAGGACTTCAAACAAGTTACGCAACATACTAAATAGCGTGGATTTTTACCTCCTACTAAATGCTCTACATTCCAACATTAAGAAAACTACTTCAAAAGTAATCGAGACTCATGCAAAGAAGATTAAGGCCCTCACACGATTTACAACACTTCCTTTCAAGGCGGAAGAAACAGTCACTAACATTTCTTCGGTCAAACTCACTTCTGAACAACTGGATGTATTAAAGAACGGCCTCACACACTCGATCTGCCCGCCTTACATCAACAAGTCTGATGTATACACGTGCTTTGAACTAATCCATCAAGCAGTCCTTAGAAACATCATCGATAAAGGACGGACGGGCGTAATCAAAGCCACTTTGTCACAACTTGCACACAGTTACATTGCGTCGCATCGACCGTCCCAAAACGACCGGAAGGAATGGAAAATCTTGAAAAGCTTACGTAGGAACCAAAACATTGTCATCCTTAAGCCTGATAAGGGAAATGGCGTTGTTGTTCTAGACAGGGCAACATACGACGAAAGCATTTTGAACCTCATTACGGACAGCTCAAAATTTAACAACCTCAATTGTGACCCAACGCTGTCGAGGGAAGGAAAACTACAACGACTTCTGCGTAAGCTTAAGAAGAATGGTGAGATCGACGACACAATGTACAAAGACATATACCCAACTGGTTCTCAACCTGCTCGAATTTATGGATTACCGAAGATGCACAAAGTACGTGAGCCATCATCTACTCCTCCTTTTCGCCCGATCGTCTCGTCAATTGGAACCTACAACTACAACTTGGCTAAATTCCTCTGCACACTCCTAGACTCCCACATACCTAGTGATTTTTGTGCCCGTGATACTTTCTCGTTTGTCAACGAAATTACTAACCTGCGCACTTCAAACAAGTTCATGGTTTCATTCGATGTGGAAAGTTTATTTACTAACATTCCTCTGCTAGAATCTATTGAGCTAGCAGTGGATTATATTTTGTCAGGGAACCCGAACATCAAGTTAAGCAAGGACAGCCTCAAAGAGTTGTTCCTTGTTGCTACTGCCCAGACACATTTTTTATTCCGAGGGAAATATTACGATCAGATAGATGGCGTCGCCATGGGCTCCCCTTTGGCACCGGTACTTGCGAACCTTTTCATGGGCCATCATGAAAGAATCTGGCTACTAAAAAATGAGCTTTCATCTTACGGGACCAGGCGAGAAATCCCGAacgggcagtatagctccatcttgcccaccCGGGTAGCCAATGACAGCGTGCAATATGGTTCATCTTGCTCTCTCACATTATTTTCACGTTTCAAGTTCTCCTTGTGCTGGACCAACTAG